The following proteins are co-located in the Primulina tabacum isolate GXHZ01 chromosome 11, ASM2559414v2, whole genome shotgun sequence genome:
- the LOC142518681 gene encoding protein phosphatase 2C 70-like: MDNPMLIIVTSTLISSSVVIFGIVILMLLLIIILLLIACKFKPWRRFISPAGHRRSRISTKDDDIERPLVSGDQVIIESEGNVPIIGDFIDPSGCQTQAGFSSPSSNAGEPKQRLPSTSHLTHNDSFILNIPINSEDSLVGHTLRLPIASNKFSEELIHGRREDTDYSSKHDPDKKAFRDPVPAYTANQRSTIMLEVISGPSGGLRYSVQSTNTSKLPVTIGRVLPGSILLKDSEVSGKHAMINWNASKFKWELIDMGSLNGTLLNSQAVHRPQSGNRHWGTPVELSTGDTITLGTSSKILVHITTQTDSKIPFGVGIASDPMAMRRGAKKLPMEDVCYFQWPLPGTYQFGIFGICDGHGGADAATSAGKIMPEVIADILSDVIIREKVLSQSDASDVLREAFYQTESRINHYYEGCTATVLLVWTDSNENFYVQCANVGDSACIVNVGGKQINMTEDHRITSYSERLRMQASGAPLRDGETRICGINLGRMLGDKFLKEQDARFSSEPYISEAVYIDQTSHGFALLSSDGFWDVVSTKKAVQLVNQHAMERSAMDRDNTAEKIANFLLSEARTLRTKDNTSIIFVDFSNADRIQSCKLDP; the protein is encoded by the exons GATGATGACATTGAGAGGCCGCTCGTTTCTGGAGACCAGGTTATTATTGAAAGCGAAGGCAATGTGCCTATCATTGGTGACTTTATTGACCCATCTGGTTGTCAAACTCAAGCTGGTTTTAGCTCACCAAGTTCTAATGCTGGGGAACCTAAACAAAGGCTTCCATCAACTTCTCACTTGACCCACA ATGACAGCTTCATTCTCAACATTCCAATTAATTCTGAGGATTCTTTGGTGGGTCATACGCTGAGGCTTCCGATCGCTTCCAATAAGTTTTCTGAAGAACTGATACATGGAAGAAGAGAGGACACGGACTATAGCTCAAAACATGATCCAGATAAGAAAGCTTTCAGAGATCCTGTTCCTGCTTATACTGCAAATCAGA GAAGTACTATCATGCTGGAGGTAATTTCTGGGCCTTCTGGTGGGCTTCGGTATTCCGTACAGTCGACGAATACATCCAAGCTTCCAGTGACTATTGGAAGAGTTTTACCTGGTAGTATATTGTTAAAGGACTCAGAAGTTTCTGGAAAGCACGCAATGATAAATTGGAATGCAAGT AAATTTAAATGGGAGCTCATTGACATGGGTAGCTTGAATGGTACGCTCTTGAATTCCCAAGCAGTTCATCGCCCTCAATCTGGAAATAGACATTGGGGTACTCCAGTTGAGCTCTCAACTGGAGATACAATAACTTTAGGCACAAGTTCGAAGATACTT GTTCATATTACAACTCAGACAGATTCCAAGATTCCCTTCGGCGTTGGCATAGCATCTGATCCCATGGCTATGCGTCGAGGAGCAAAAAAGTTGCCCATGGAAGATGTCTGCTATTTCCAATGGCCTCTTCCTGGAACATATCAG TTTGGAATTTTTGGCATATGTGATGGTCATGGTGGAGCAGATGCTGCAACATCCGCGGGCAA AATAATGCCTGAAGTCATTGCTGACATCTTGTCGGATGTGATTATAAGAGAGAAGGTTTTATCACAATCTGATGCTTCTGATGTACTGAGAGAAGCATTTTACCAAACTGAATCACGCATTAACCATTACTATGAG GGTTGTACTGCAACAGTGCTTCTGGTTTGGACTGATAGTAATGAAAATTTCTATGTACAATGTGCAAATGTTGGAGACTCAGCTTGCATTGTAAA TGTTGGGGGAAAGCagataaatatgacagaagaccATAGAATAACCAGTTATTCTGAAAGACTCCGTATGCAAGCATCAGGAGCGCCTCTGAGAGATGGGGAAACACGAATATGCG GCATAAATCTAGGCAGGATGCTTGGAGACAAATTTTTGAAGGAGCAGGATGCTCGCTTCAGTTCGGAGCCCTATATAAGTGAAGCTGTGTATATAGACCAAACAAGCCACGGCTTTGCTCTATTGTCTAG TGATGGCTTTTGGGACGTCGTTAGTACCAAGAAGGCTGTTCAGCTTGTGAATCAG CATGCAATGGAGAGAAGCGCCATGGACAGAGACAATACCGCGGAGAAGATAGCTAATTTTTTGTTGAGTGAGGCTCGAACGTTGCGTACTAAAGATAACACATCTATAATATTTGTAGATTTTAGTAACGCTGACAGAATCCAATCTTGTAAACTTGATCCATGA
- the LOC142518898 gene encoding putative LRR receptor-like serine/threonine-protein kinase At1g51880 has protein sequence MSFSLVCMKMFACLLFVLSFLTYLSFSQPLRGFLIDCGASVNYTYKGLQWLPDTTYISTGISKTITEQVLVPTLATVRTFPLKNSLFKKFCYEIPVDRTRKYLVRTSYYYGRVNGNVNPPVFDQIVDGTFWSVVNTTDDYITGNSSYYEGVFLPTGKNLSICLASNIYTDSDPFISALEVVLLMDQLYNSTDFKSYSLSLVARHKFGYDGPHIEYPDDLFNRYWQPFGENTSLPSSSGELAVSGIWNLPPVKVFHSRLLKSSSETLVLPWPPGLLQSAEYYIALYFADDQTSVPGSSRTVDITINGVTYYNNLSVTPAGIVVFANQWPLSGITNLTLTAAVGSSAGPLINAGEAFQVLPSGGKTLPRDVIAMIDLRNSFKHPPADWNGDPCLPRRYSWTGVTCTDEPRIRVATLNLTSMGLSGSISPSIFRMTALASISLGNNSLSGSIPDLSSLIGLEILHLEDNQLSGVIPASLGTLTRLREVFLQNNNLTGQVPSNLAGKAGLTLRYSGNPFLIPPQS, from the exons ATGTCTTTCTCTTTGGTATGCATGAAGATGTTTGCTTGCTTACTCTTCGTTTTATCTTTCCTGACCTATCTTTCCTTTTCTCAACCCCTCAGAG GTTTCTTAATTGATTGTGGTGCTTCTGTCAACTATACCTACAAAGGATTGCAATGGCTGCCCGACACGACCTACATATCGACTGGAATTTCCAAGACTATAACAGAACAAGTTCTAGTCCCAACTCTAGCCACTGTGCGTACATTTCCTTTGAAGAACAGCCTCTTCAAGAAATTCTGTTACGAAATTCCTGTTGATCGGACGCGGAAATACTTAGTCAGGACATCATATTACTATGGTCGAGTGAACGGGAATGTTAATCCTCCTGTTTTTGATCAGATAGTTGATGGGACATTTTGGAGTGTCGTTAATACGACTGATGATTATATAACTGGGAATTCGAGTTATTACGAAGGGGTCTTCTTGCCCACGGGAAAGAATTTGAGCATCTGTTTAGCTTCAAACATATACACTGATTCTGACCCTTTCATCTCTGCTCTAGAGGTTGTGCTTTTGATGGATCAGTTGTATAATTCGACAGATTTTAAATCTTATTCTTTGAGTTTGGTAGCTAGACACAAGTTTGGGTATGATGGACCACATATTGA GTATCCAGATGACCTATTTAATCGCTATTGGCAACCATTCGGAGAAAACACATCTCTGCCATCAAGTTCAGGAGAACTAGCTGTTTCTGGTATCTGGAACCTTCCTCCTGTGAAAGTGTTTCACTCACGGTTGTTGAAAAGCTCGTCAGAAACTTTAGTATTACCTTGGCCACCAGGTCTCCTTCAAAGCGCAGAATATTATATTGCTCTTTACTTCGCGGATGATCAAACTTCTGTTCCAGGGAGCTCAAGAACGGTTGATATAACCATCAATGGTGTCACATATTACAATAACTTGAGTGTGACTCCAGCTGGTATAGTTGTCTTTGCAAACCAGTGGCCTCTTTCTGGCATTACAAATTTAACTTTGACTGCGGCTGTTGGATCAAGTGCTGGCCCTCTAATTAATGCTGGAGAGGCTTTTCAAGTGCTTCCTTCTGGAGGGAAAACGCTCCCACGTGATG TAATTGCAATGATAGACTTGAGAAATAGCTTCAAACACCCTCCGGCTGATTGGAATGGTGATCCATGTTTACCCCGTAGATATTCGTGGACTGGAGTTACTTGCACAGACGAGCCCCGAATTCGTGTTGCCACCTT AAACCTCACAAGCATGGGTCTTTCAGGGTCAATTTCTCCAAGTATTTTTAGGATGACAGCATTGGCTAGCAT ATCGCTTGGAAATAATAGCTTGTCAGGGAGTATTCCAGACCTCAGTTCATTGATCGGATTGGAAATTCT GCATTTGGAAGACAATCAACTCAGTGGAGTGATACCTGCATCTCTGGGAACACTAACAAGATTACGTGAAGT CTTTCTGCAAAACAACAATCTGACCGGCCAAGTACCAAGCAACCTTGCTGGAAAAGCTGGCTTGACTCTCAG GTATTCTGGAAACCCGTTTTTGATACCACCCCAATCGTGA
- the LOC142518650 gene encoding uncharacterized protein LOC142518650, protein MLHPSIKIKAHPNFVAQSSCINDITHQTLQLPSQMESLQATSNCVEPSFSPGSSPRISFSAEFLDENNFISICPNPRSEKEMAERASRNVEFEFLSGKLTNMITADELFSEGKLLPFWQMHHVEKLDKVSLKTINIEETPGESEKNNKGGGRINWFLDDDPSPRPPKCTVLWKELLRLKKQRASTLTPSSSSFTNSAAEIPSADHEKKEEVWNKEKVVKRIKKGLERTRSANIRIRPVINVPICNQGKNTALPQLFSSRKGKLIER, encoded by the coding sequence ATGCTTCACCCCTCTATAAAGATTAAAGCACACCCAAATTTCGTGGCtcaaagttcatgcattaatgATATAACTCACCAAACTCTCCAACTTCCATCACAAATGGAATCCCTTCAAGCCACCTCAAATTGCGTCGAACCAAGCTTTAGCCCCGGCTCGAGCCCCAGGATTTCTTTCTCGGCCGAGTTTCTTGATGAAAACAACTTCATCTCCATATGTCCAAACCCTCGGTCGGAAAAAGAGATGGCCGAGAGGGCTTCGCGCAACGTGGAATTCGAGTTTCTTTCTGGAAAATTAACCAACATGATCACAGCGGATGAACTGTTCAGTGAAGGTAAGTTGCTTCCCTTCTGGCAAATGCATCATGTCGAAAAACTCGACAAGGTCAGCCTCAAAACGATAAATATTGAGGAAACGCCGGGAGAAAGCGAGAAAAATAACAAGGGAGGGGGCAGAATCAATTGGTTTCTTGACGATGATCCCTCCCCTAGACCACCTAAATGTACTGTTCTGTGGAAGGAGTTACTGAGGCTGAAAAAACAACGTGCCTCGACTCTAACCCCGTCTTCGTCTTCTTTCACGAACTCAGCAGCCGAAATTCCATCAGCGGATCACGAGAAAAAAGAAGAGGTATGGAATAAAGAAAAGGTCGTGAAGAGAATCAAGAAAGGCCTTGAAAGAACGAGATCAGCTAATATAAGAATAAGGCCTGTGATTAATGTGCCTATTTGCAACCAAGGCAAAAACACTGCACTGCCTCAActgttttcttcaagaaaaggAAAACTAATAGAGAGGTAA
- the LOC142518111 gene encoding putative membrane-associated kinase regulator 1 → MGRRTEKLRHRSATKSHTLPSSPTHSFSSSSSSDFEFIISLSPHKSSAALCPADELFYKGQILPLHLSPRISMVRALLLSSPSTSSSSDTTTTASRDSTASTSSASSIDLPHQLDCESSRPSSVTDDECKRLTNTATATGNIQSLNFLPRKSSKYFSLAKFSSVFRKEHKNTTAAVSGGTAVKRVSSSAKEVVRKYLKKVKPLYEKLSQKQQQQQQKASISPPCMPPPSRLPKSENTTLSMTENKDQDFITCKNYPRENTSNMISHSFSGSLRFPSRRSCISSCPSSMGSSPSHGKSSSGFGFSQMGRDGSGMCYSDSSSMEELQSAIQGAIAHCKNSLLQNKTMVCNEV, encoded by the coding sequence ATGGGACGGCGCACCGAAAAGCTACGCCACCGCTCCGCCACCAAATCCCACACCCTTCCTTCCTCACCCACTCACTCCTTTtcttcctcctcctcctccgacTTTGAGTTCATCATCTCCCTCTCTCCCCACAAGTCCTCCGCCGCCCTCTGCCCCGCCGACGAGCTCTTCTACAAAGGCCAAATCCTCCCCCTCCACCTCTCCCCCCGCATCTCTATGGTTCGCGCCCTTCTCCTCTCCTCTCCCTCCACATCTTCTTCTTCCGACACAACCACCACTGCTTCCCGTGACTCCACTGCCTCCACTTCCTCCGCCTCCTCCATCGATCTCCCCCATCAGCTAGACTGTGAATCATCACGCCCTAGCTCTGTCACTGACGATGAGTGCAAACGCCTCACTAATACCGCCACTGCTACTGGAAACATTCAATCACTCAACTTTCTACCAAGAAAATCATCTAAATACTTCTCCCTCGCGAAATTCTCCTCTGTTTTCCGAAAGGAACACAAGAATACGACTGCTGCTGTATCCGGCGGCACCGCCGTTAAGCGAGTGAGCTCAAGCGCTAAAGAAGTCGTGCGCAAGTACTTGAAAAAAGTGAAACCTTTATACGAAAAACTCTCCCAGAaacagcagcagcaacaacagAAAGCATCCATTTCACCGCCATGCATGCCTCCGCCTTCAAGACTCCCAAAATCGGAAAATACAACTCTGTCCATGACGGAAAATAAAGATCAAGATTTCATAACATGCAAAAATTATCCAAGGGAGAACACTTCGAATATGATTTCACACTCATTTTCCGGAAGTTTGAGGTTCCCCAGTAGAAGAAGTTGCATTTCAAGCTGCCCATCATCGATGGGATCATCACCAAGCCATGGTAAAAGCAGCTCCGGGTTCGGGTTTTCGCAAATGGGTCGGGATGGATCAGGCATGTGCTATTCTGATAGTTCGTCAATGGAGGAATTGCAGAGTGCTATTCAGGGTGCAATCGCCCATTGCAAGAACTCCCTGCTGCAGAATAAGACTATGGTCTGTAATGAAGTTTGA